A region from the Rufibacter sp. DG15C genome encodes:
- a CDS encoding GbsR/MarR family transcriptional regulator: MLKLSPEQKQLIEKIGIYHEQQGFPPVTGRIMGLLFVSEKPYLTFEEIIETLNISKSATSNALNLLLQMRLIEYTTFSGDRKRYFSALLDNWNQEVVNKMNSILAFSKLLRQANDLRGDANPDMNQKVLDRIEFMEFLSSQVPMLLEKWLKDRQK; encoded by the coding sequence GTGTTAAAACTATCACCAGAGCAAAAGCAGCTAATTGAAAAGATTGGCATTTACCATGAGCAGCAAGGCTTTCCGCCGGTGACTGGACGCATCATGGGCTTGCTGTTTGTTTCTGAGAAACCGTACCTCACTTTTGAAGAAATCATTGAGACCTTGAACATTAGCAAAAGCGCTACAAGCAATGCCTTAAATCTGTTGTTGCAGATGCGCCTGATAGAGTACACTACCTTCTCTGGGGATCGCAAGCGCTATTTTAGCGCCCTGTTGGACAACTGGAACCAGGAAGTGGTTAATAAGATGAACTCCATCTTGGCGTTCAGTAAGCTATTGAGACAGGCCAACGACTTAAGAGGTGATGCCAACCCAGACATGAACCAAAAAGTGTTGGACCGGATTGAATTCATGGAGTTCTTATCCTCCCAAGTGCCCATGCTGCTGGAAAAATGGTTGAAAGACCGACAGAAATAA
- a CDS encoding nuclear transport factor 2 family protein: MAEENKKILEKANAAITKGDNEGFLAFCTDDTAWTFVGDQILLGKEAVRRYIASAYLEPPKFMVENLIAEGDYVTALGKIRLKDTDGQMAEYSYCDVWRFRDGKMAELKAFVIKTNE; this comes from the coding sequence ATGGCAGAGGAGAATAAGAAAATATTAGAAAAGGCAAACGCGGCTATCACGAAGGGTGACAATGAAGGATTTCTGGCTTTCTGCACCGATGATACGGCGTGGACCTTCGTGGGGGACCAGATCTTACTAGGGAAGGAAGCCGTCCGGCGGTACATAGCCTCTGCGTATCTGGAGCCTCCTAAGTTTATGGTTGAAAACTTGATAGCAGAAGGCGATTATGTGACTGCCCTTGGCAAAATCAGATTGAAAGATACTGATGGTCAAATGGCTGAATACTCCTACTGTGATGTTTGGCGATTTAGGGATGGGAAGATGGCTGAGTTGAAGGCTTTCGTAATCAAAACCAATGAATAG
- a CDS encoding TolC family protein: MNKKHLLLGLFLSLTAGSSFAQNQPQAGTTLSLKEALTFATANNISIQQSQLDEQGAEYKIKETKGSGLPQINGTGQLTVSPSIPTQLLPGEIIGEPGTYVPVKFGQKYNATGGLELSQLIFSKSYFVGLEAAATTRDLYRLRTQMSKEDVLYNVSSAYLQALQTKEQFNTIAANYNRLVQLEKILTLQYKNDFAKKVDVNRITVNKTNLENQREALASTYEQQKNALKFFMGMPMDQPIELEESTTLVTTVLPLTANANEVLANRADFKALQTQKNLYGLNISNIKGRAYPTLAGFGQYSYNAQRQEFNLFDTSQPWFNTFVLGLKLNVPIFDGFQRKYQTRQAELEVKKTDLSIQNLTLNTQMSLDNALKQISTSELSIENQERNVRMAQEVYDTTNKLYKEGLSPLTDLLDAEVALREAQTNVNNERLKHKIAQLNYLKARGELSNLVQ, from the coding sequence GTGAATAAGAAGCATTTATTACTGGGGCTTTTCCTCTCACTGACGGCAGGGTCCAGTTTTGCGCAAAATCAACCTCAGGCGGGGACTACTCTCTCCTTGAAAGAGGCGCTTACTTTTGCAACCGCTAACAATATTTCCATTCAACAGTCTCAATTGGATGAGCAAGGCGCTGAATATAAGATAAAGGAAACCAAAGGCTCTGGTCTGCCTCAGATTAATGGTACTGGACAGCTCACCGTTTCTCCGTCCATCCCTACCCAGTTGTTGCCAGGTGAAATCATTGGCGAGCCGGGCACGTACGTGCCTGTGAAATTTGGTCAGAAATACAACGCCACCGGCGGGCTAGAGCTGTCTCAGTTGATTTTCAGCAAGTCCTATTTTGTAGGATTAGAAGCGGCGGCCACTACCCGTGACTTGTACCGTCTGCGTACCCAGATGAGCAAAGAGGACGTGTTGTACAACGTGAGCTCTGCCTACTTACAGGCGCTTCAGACCAAAGAGCAGTTCAACACTATTGCCGCCAACTACAACCGCTTGGTGCAATTAGAGAAGATTCTGACGCTGCAATACAAAAACGACTTCGCCAAAAAGGTAGATGTGAACCGCATCACGGTCAATAAAACCAATCTGGAGAACCAGCGCGAGGCCTTGGCCTCTACTTATGAGCAGCAGAAGAACGCTCTTAAGTTCTTCATGGGCATGCCCATGGATCAGCCCATTGAATTGGAGGAGTCTACTACTTTGGTCACCACTGTGCTTCCGCTAACGGCTAATGCCAATGAGGTGTTGGCCAACCGTGCAGACTTCAAAGCCTTGCAGACTCAGAAGAACTTGTACGGCCTGAACATTTCAAACATCAAAGGCAGGGCCTACCCTACGCTGGCTGGTTTTGGTCAGTATTCTTACAATGCGCAGCGCCAGGAGTTTAACCTCTTTGACACCAGCCAACCTTGGTTCAACACCTTTGTGCTGGGCTTAAAATTGAACGTGCCCATTTTTGACGGTTTCCAGCGCAAGTACCAGACCCGTCAGGCAGAGCTAGAGGTAAAAAAGACGGATTTAAGCATTCAAAACCTGACCTTGAACACGCAGATGAGCTTAGACAACGCCCTCAAGCAAATAAGCACCAGTGAATTGTCTATTGAAAACCAGGAGCGCAACGTGCGCATGGCCCAGGAGGTGTATGACACTACCAACAAACTATACAAAGAAGGTCTTTCTCCCTTGACAGATTTATTGGATGCCGAGGTGGCCCTGAGAGAGGCGCAGACCAACGTCAACAATGAACGATTGAAACACAAAATCGCGCAGCTGAACTACCTCAAAGCCCGCGGCGAATTAAGTAACCTAGTCCAATAA
- a CDS encoding SUKH-4 family immunity protein, which yields MNYKELLKYWTGKELSKFDGDLLSKKGANDDTTQFLSIVGLPKSAAPFLTFGHNEATLNLESIALVYETEEFAHQFLLIIGSEGAGDPFCIDLMNGCQVVVLNHEQEFESTFVNTSVNELFQFLSAYKEFGKEVISLNGEDAFLDSNFTDEQFEKLNYRLKSIDEKAVSEGNFWFYELENLLANREYFLKEN from the coding sequence ATGAATTATAAAGAATTGCTTAAATACTGGACTGGTAAAGAGCTGTCCAAATTTGATGGTGACTTACTTTCAAAAAAGGGAGCCAATGATGATACAACTCAATTTTTGTCTATAGTCGGGCTCCCAAAATCAGCTGCACCTTTTCTCACATTTGGGCATAATGAAGCGACTCTAAATCTAGAATCGATTGCACTTGTTTATGAAACTGAAGAATTCGCACATCAATTTCTTCTAATAATTGGCTCAGAAGGTGCCGGCGACCCATTTTGTATCGACTTGATGAATGGTTGCCAAGTCGTTGTGCTAAACCATGAGCAGGAATTCGAAAGTACCTTTGTTAATACTTCAGTAAATGAGTTATTTCAGTTTCTATCTGCCTACAAGGAATTTGGGAAAGAAGTAATAAGCTTGAATGGAGAGGACGCTTTCCTCGACTCCAATTTCACGGACGAACAATTTGAAAAGCTTAACTATAGATTAAAGTCAATAGATGAGAAAGCTGTAAGTGAGGGTAACTTCTGGTTTTATGAACTGGAGAATCTGTTAGCTAACAGAGAATACTTTCTTAAAGAAAATTAA
- a CDS encoding M28 family metallopeptidase, translated as MKRSSLLLCLSALLSTGTAFSQTLEVPKNVTKALKKTKPSDIKKHIAYLADDKLKGRQPGTEGYQMAVDYVVNQYKKMGVEPGGENNTYLQLVRLRRSFTGADASFTSQVTGQGTPQTWTVGKDVAINPHPEQAQSSVDAPVVFVGHGISAPDLGYDDYAGLDVKGKIVMVLRGAPKSFPSTVASYSIDVTTILRNAAEHGAVGVLMATNTQNPKATVPNLSRGVNSVAGADGKVATSRNYVSDKIKLMATLSAPATHQFFVKAGLDTAQAFSTLRSGKPASADLKQTVKASYTSSNKDFDSWNVIGKITGSDPQLKNEYVVHSAHLDHVGITAPVNGDSINNGAHDNASGVASLLEIARTYTRLKDKQKRSILIVMVTAEEMGLLGSAYFAKYPTVPKSSIVADINTDMPTIIAPLLSVVGLGSNHSTLETPVAYAASYLGMTVEADPEPNENRFIRSDQYSFVTQGIPALHIKYGNKTADGLNNLNKKVAEWRAIHYHKPQDELNDTFDFDAGRKYVQLNFLISYQVANTPERPTWKQGDFFGTRFGQ; from the coding sequence ATGAAACGATCCTCTCTCCTGCTGTGTCTGAGTGCGCTTTTGAGCACGGGCACGGCCTTCTCCCAAACGCTGGAGGTACCCAAGAACGTGACCAAGGCTTTGAAGAAAACTAAGCCAAGCGATATCAAAAAACACATTGCCTACCTGGCAGATGACAAACTCAAAGGCCGCCAACCGGGCACTGAAGGCTACCAGATGGCCGTGGACTACGTGGTCAATCAATACAAGAAAATGGGCGTAGAGCCGGGCGGCGAAAACAACACCTACCTGCAACTAGTGCGCCTGAGACGCTCCTTCACAGGCGCCGACGCTTCTTTCACCAGCCAGGTGACGGGCCAAGGTACTCCGCAGACCTGGACCGTGGGCAAAGACGTGGCCATTAACCCGCACCCAGAGCAAGCCCAGTCTAGCGTAGACGCGCCGGTGGTGTTTGTGGGGCATGGCATTTCGGCCCCGGACCTGGGGTATGATGACTATGCGGGCCTTGACGTGAAAGGCAAGATTGTGATGGTACTGCGCGGTGCTCCCAAAAGCTTCCCTTCTACCGTGGCTTCTTACAGCATTGACGTGACCACCATTTTGAGAAACGCCGCCGAGCATGGCGCGGTGGGCGTGCTCATGGCCACCAACACGCAGAACCCGAAAGCTACCGTACCCAACCTCTCCAGAGGCGTGAACAGCGTGGCCGGAGCTGATGGCAAAGTAGCCACCTCAAGAAACTATGTCTCAGATAAAATCAAACTGATGGCTACGTTGTCGGCGCCGGCTACGCACCAGTTCTTTGTGAAAGCGGGTCTTGATACGGCTCAGGCGTTTAGCACCTTGCGCAGTGGCAAACCCGCCTCGGCAGATTTAAAGCAGACCGTGAAGGCCAGCTACACCTCTTCTAACAAGGACTTCGACTCCTGGAACGTGATTGGCAAGATTACCGGCTCTGACCCACAACTGAAGAATGAATACGTGGTGCACAGCGCACACTTGGACCACGTGGGCATCACGGCCCCAGTGAACGGCGACTCCATCAACAACGGCGCGCATGACAATGCCTCTGGCGTAGCTAGCTTGTTAGAGATTGCCCGCACTTACACCCGCCTCAAAGACAAACAGAAGCGCTCTATCTTAATTGTGATGGTGACTGCAGAAGAGATGGGTCTGCTGGGCTCTGCCTATTTTGCCAAGTATCCTACCGTACCAAAGAGCAGTATTGTGGCTGACATAAACACCGACATGCCCACCATCATTGCCCCGCTCCTATCGGTGGTGGGCTTAGGCTCTAACCATTCTACCTTAGAGACACCGGTGGCCTATGCGGCTTCCTACCTGGGCATGACCGTAGAAGCCGACCCAGAGCCGAATGAGAACCGTTTCATACGCAGCGATCAGTACAGCTTCGTGACGCAGGGCATTCCGGCTTTGCACATCAAGTACGGAAACAAAACTGCCGACGGCCTCAACAACCTCAACAAGAAAGTGGCCGAATGGCGCGCCATCCACTACCACAAGCCACAGGATGAACTCAATGACACCTTTGACTTTGACGCCGGCAGGAAGTACGTGCAGCTCAACTTCTTAATCAGCTACCAGGTGGCCAATACCCCAGAGCGTCCAACCTGGAAACAAGGTGACTTCTTCGGGACGCGTTTTGGCCAGTAG
- a CDS encoding efflux RND transporter periplasmic adaptor subunit — protein sequence MKKLIYILLAVVLIGAVAYTLNKNKKEMTAKAAVAEIKSEAIPVTLTEVTSAKLDKSFTAQGNFKPVQSLTLVSEISGQIQRVLKRKGDKVRAGELLLQVEDNTSNANLATANANYQKAQKDLERMKNLIAGDAVTKRQLEDAQINVNATRAQLVAARQNQNNTRVTAPISGQINEMYIEVGSYLNANAGTKMYDIVNVDRLKLNVKASESEVLLINKGQKVKVTANAGGAQEYEGTVMAIGAAADASLKFDVEIEVKNTANNNLRAGMYGTAFFPVNAQRDALLLPREAIVGSIQDPSVYVVKNNKAYLRKVKVGIVTQDQVEILDGVQPTEQVVRSGQINLREGIQVTPLK from the coding sequence ATGAAAAAACTGATTTATATCCTGCTTGCAGTTGTGTTGATAGGCGCCGTTGCCTACACCTTAAACAAGAACAAAAAAGAAATGACCGCTAAGGCTGCCGTTGCTGAAATCAAGAGCGAGGCCATTCCGGTGACCTTAACCGAGGTTACGTCGGCTAAGCTGGACAAGTCGTTCACCGCGCAAGGAAATTTCAAGCCCGTGCAGAGCCTCACCTTGGTTTCAGAGATCTCTGGTCAGATCCAGCGGGTGCTTAAGCGCAAAGGCGACAAAGTGCGCGCCGGCGAGTTGCTGTTGCAGGTAGAAGATAACACCAGCAATGCTAACCTAGCTACGGCCAACGCCAACTACCAGAAAGCCCAGAAAGACCTGGAGCGCATGAAAAATCTGATTGCCGGTGACGCGGTGACCAAACGCCAGTTAGAAGACGCTCAAATCAACGTGAACGCTACCCGCGCGCAGTTGGTAGCCGCCCGTCAGAACCAGAACAACACCCGCGTGACGGCCCCCATTAGCGGCCAAATCAACGAGATGTACATTGAGGTAGGCTCATACCTGAACGCCAACGCTGGCACCAAGATGTATGACATCGTGAACGTTGACCGCCTGAAACTGAATGTGAAAGCCTCTGAGTCTGAAGTGCTTTTAATTAACAAAGGCCAGAAGGTGAAAGTGACTGCCAACGCAGGCGGAGCCCAGGAATACGAAGGCACGGTGATGGCCATTGGCGCCGCCGCAGATGCCAGCTTAAAGTTTGACGTGGAGATTGAAGTAAAAAACACTGCCAACAACAACCTGCGTGCGGGTATGTACGGTACCGCTTTCTTCCCGGTGAACGCCCAGCGTGACGCGCTTTTGTTACCCCGTGAAGCCATTGTAGGTAGCATTCAGGACCCAAGCGTGTACGTGGTGAAAAACAACAAAGCCTATCTGCGCAAAGTGAAAGTGGGCATTGTAACGCAAGACCAGGTAGAGATTCTGGACGGGGTTCAACCAACAGAGCAAGTGGTACGCAGTGGCCAGATCAACCTGCGCGAAGGCATCCAGGTAACACCGCTTAAGTAA